The window GAATGAACCTGCCAATATTAAATTCGAACTAAAAGGCTTATCTGATAACTTTACAGGAAGCGGGCATTTTACTGCACAAGAGGCGAATGGTCATACAACAATGACATGTACAGTGGAAGTTCATGCAGGTGGATTATCAGGTGCGATGTTAACTCCTATTATTAAATGGGCGGTTCCGAAAGTAGCATCCCGTTTAACAGAATCAATTGCACGTAAAATTGCGGTATTCTCATAGTTTTATTTTGGAGACTTGCTCGCAAAACTAGGTGGGTAACCAAGGTACTAATATTTTTTTATACGAGTAAAAAGGGGGCTGTCACAAATGGACGGTCTCTTTTTTCGTTGAGCTACCCATTAAGAAAAGGGGGAGTGGAGTTAATCAATTTAATCTTTTCGTTATGGTCTAATTTTATAAATAATTTAATATTGACAAAATTTAATTTAGAGATAAAATAAATATCAATTAATATCTGCATAACGAAGATTTGTTTAACGCATTTCGGAGTATAAGAACAAAGGCTATGATAAGAAAGAGTAGCAATCATGTAAACAAACAGAAAG is drawn from Lysinibacillus sp. SGAir0095 and contains these coding sequences:
- a CDS encoding CoxG family protein, with product MATGTHTVEIPTDVQAVWDYVSDLEKWATAVPAYKEHEIISETQSIWTFEGNVKGIKKTIRAQVDITEWNEPANIKFELKGLSDNFTGSGHFTAQEANGHTTMTCTVEVHAGGLSGAMLTPIIKWAVPKVASRLTESIARKIAVFS